Proteins encoded within one genomic window of Mesobacillus subterraneus:
- a CDS encoding DUF871 domain-containing protein has protein sequence MIGISVYLKKDRMEKNAVWIEQAAQYGLNSIFTSLHIPEDNPAEYKELLQMLCSLAKKHNMELMADVSPSSMEYLGLDWNHYDEILHWGLSGIRADYGFTSQQIAELSHKMKIGINASTVTRVELLEWIEAGLNTENVEAWHNFYPRPETGLDKEFLIERNNMFRSFGITTMAFVPGDKDLRGPVFAGLPTLEKHRSQLPHIAAAELMGSCFTHKILIGDHAATDEQLELLAFLGKKIIPLRIDAASPEHSELLSRPLTNRMDPARDVIRAVESRSFASIGEKKIPPSNQHERLRGTITIDNELYGRYAGELQIALNDLPPDEKVNCIGKVIHEDLPLLDEIKAGQKFQLIMRDGHGNRKA, from the coding sequence ATGATTGGCATTTCCGTATATTTGAAAAAGGATAGGATGGAGAAAAATGCTGTCTGGATCGAACAAGCGGCTCAATACGGACTGAATTCCATCTTTACCTCCTTGCATATTCCTGAAGATAATCCAGCTGAGTACAAAGAACTTTTACAAATGCTATGTTCCCTGGCGAAAAAGCACAACATGGAGCTGATGGCTGATGTATCTCCCAGCTCAATGGAGTACCTTGGGCTCGATTGGAATCATTACGATGAGATTCTTCACTGGGGATTATCAGGAATCAGGGCTGATTATGGATTCACATCACAGCAGATCGCGGAGCTTTCGCATAAAATGAAGATAGGCATTAACGCCAGCACGGTAACTAGAGTAGAACTTCTGGAATGGATTGAAGCGGGTTTGAATACCGAGAATGTTGAGGCCTGGCATAATTTTTACCCAAGGCCTGAAACAGGATTGGACAAGGAATTCTTAATTGAAAGAAATAATATGTTCCGTTCATTCGGCATTACGACGATGGCTTTCGTTCCTGGGGACAAGGATTTACGCGGACCTGTATTTGCTGGTCTCCCAACACTTGAAAAGCACCGGAGCCAGCTGCCTCACATAGCTGCTGCAGAACTGATGGGCTCTTGTTTTACACATAAAATTTTGATTGGGGATCATGCTGCAACGGACGAACAGCTGGAGTTACTAGCTTTTCTGGGAAAAAAAATCATTCCGCTGCGGATCGATGCCGCAAGCCCGGAGCATTCCGAATTATTGAGCAGGCCGCTGACAAACCGGATGGATCCCGCCCGCGATGTCATCAGGGCGGTTGAATCACGCTCCTTTGCTTCGATAGGAGAAAAAAAGATTCCACCTTCCAATCAGCACGAAAGGCTGCGCGGGACGATCACCATCGACAATGAGCTATACGGACGGTATGCTGGCGAATTACAAATCGCCTTAAATGACCTTCCACCTGATGAAAAAGTGAATTGCATTGGTAAAGTAATACATGAAGACCTGCCATTGCTAGATGAGATCAAGGCAGGACAAAAATTTCAATTGATTATGAGGGATGGACATGGAAATCGCAAAGCTTAA
- a CDS encoding PTS transporter subunit EIIC: MRNEERLAREILEQLGGPNNIADVASCMTRLRVKPADYSKVNLAGIKKIDGVLGVVEEETLQIILGPGIVTKVANEVSEITGKTSRLVDEDDPNPFEGLAGRTKDDLNKKNATPFKLFLRRIASIFIPLIPAIVASGLIAGITNVIVRSGADPESSMIQILNLIGWGIFGYLGVFVGINTAREFGGSPALGGAAGILIINPGLANITLFGEALVPGRGGLIGVMLAAVFIAMLEKRIRKFVPSSLDIIFTPTLSLLITGVATLFVLQPVGGFVSDLITKGLLGLIDMGGIFAGLILAGTFLPLVVTGLHQGLTPVHMELINTIGDDPLLPILAMGGAGQVGAAFAIYFKTKNERLKKVIKGGLPVGMLGIGEPLIFGVTLPLGRPFITACLGAAVGGAFQAFFKIATIAIGVSGIPLAFLVHTNQILLYLLGLLIAYVFGFIFTWTFGFKEEMAKGI; this comes from the coding sequence ATGCGTAATGAAGAACGCCTGGCAAGAGAAATACTTGAGCAGCTTGGCGGCCCGAACAATATTGCTGATGTTGCATCGTGCATGACACGCCTGCGAGTCAAGCCGGCAGACTACAGCAAAGTAAATCTTGCAGGCATCAAGAAAATTGATGGCGTGCTCGGTGTCGTTGAGGAAGAAACATTACAGATTATTTTGGGACCTGGGATTGTCACCAAAGTGGCCAATGAAGTTTCCGAGATTACCGGCAAGACTTCAAGATTAGTAGATGAAGATGACCCGAATCCTTTTGAAGGACTTGCGGGCCGCACGAAGGATGATTTGAACAAGAAAAACGCGACTCCGTTCAAGCTATTCCTGCGCAGAATCGCCAGCATTTTCATTCCGCTGATTCCGGCGATTGTCGCTTCCGGTTTAATTGCTGGAATTACGAATGTCATTGTCCGTTCTGGTGCTGATCCTGAATCGTCCATGATCCAGATTCTTAACCTGATCGGCTGGGGTATCTTCGGTTATCTTGGTGTATTCGTTGGTATCAATACCGCACGCGAATTCGGAGGCTCACCAGCCCTTGGCGGTGCCGCCGGTATTTTAATCATCAATCCAGGACTGGCGAACATCACCTTGTTTGGCGAAGCGCTCGTACCGGGACGTGGCGGTTTGATCGGTGTCATGCTTGCAGCGGTTTTCATCGCAATGCTTGAAAAACGAATCAGGAAATTCGTACCGTCTTCATTGGATATTATCTTCACTCCTACACTATCATTATTGATTACTGGTGTTGCTACATTATTCGTGCTTCAGCCTGTCGGAGGTTTCGTTTCTGACCTGATCACTAAGGGCTTGCTTGGCCTCATTGACATGGGCGGTATTTTTGCAGGTCTGATCCTTGCTGGAACATTCCTTCCGCTAGTTGTCACTGGTTTGCACCAGGGCTTGACTCCTGTGCATATGGAATTGATCAATACGATTGGTGATGACCCGCTGCTGCCAATCCTCGCAATGGGCGGTGCAGGCCAGGTTGGTGCGGCATTCGCGATTTATTTTAAGACGAAGAATGAGAGACTTAAAAAGGTCATTAAAGGCGGACTGCCAGTTGGTATGCTTGGCATCGGCGAACCGCTTATTTTCGGTGTTACCCTGCCACTTGGGCGTCCGTTCATCACTGCCTGTCTAGGGGCAGCAGTCGGCGGAGCATTCCAGGCATTCTTTAAAATCGCAACGATTGCCATCGGCGTATCGGGTATCCCGCTTGCATTCCTTGTCCATACAAATCAAATACTGCTTTACTTGCTTGGACTTCTGATTGCCTACGTATTCGGGTTCATCTTCACGTGGACATTCGGCTTCAAGGAAGAAATGGCTAAAGGTATCTAG
- the hprK gene encoding HPr(Ser) kinase/phosphatase: MPKVRTKDLIKKFDMELVSGEEGINRPITTTDISRPGLEIAGYFEYYPAERLQLLGKTELTFFEKLNPRDRVERMEKLCTDITPGIIVTRDMEVPDELVEAAERESVPLLRSKQKTTRLSSHLTNYLESKLSPTTAVHGVLVDLYGIGVLITGKSGVGKSETALELVKRGHRLVADDCVEIRQEDIGTLVGNSPDLIEHLLEIRGVGIINVMTLFGAGAVRSHKRISLIIDLEIWDQKKSYDRLGLDEEKMKILDTDITKLTIPVRPGRNLAVIIEVAAMNFRLKRMGVNAAEQFTTRLSDVIEDGDHDEH, from the coding sequence TTGCCTAAAGTCCGTACTAAAGACCTCATCAAGAAATTCGACATGGAATTGGTCAGTGGAGAGGAAGGAATCAATCGTCCGATCACGACGACAGATATTTCAAGACCAGGGCTAGAAATCGCTGGTTATTTTGAATATTATCCTGCGGAGCGCCTGCAGCTTCTCGGAAAAACCGAGTTGACCTTCTTTGAAAAATTGAATCCTCGTGACAGAGTGGAGCGAATGGAAAAGCTTTGTACCGATATTACGCCAGGAATCATTGTCACAAGAGACATGGAGGTCCCTGATGAACTGGTCGAAGCAGCAGAAAGGGAGTCAGTTCCTCTCTTGCGCTCGAAGCAAAAAACAACGAGGCTTTCGAGTCATCTGACTAACTATCTTGAAAGCAAGCTGTCCCCTACGACTGCAGTCCATGGGGTACTGGTAGACCTTTATGGAATCGGCGTCCTGATCACCGGCAAGAGCGGAGTCGGTAAAAGTGAAACCGCGCTGGAATTGGTCAAGAGGGGACACCGTCTCGTAGCGGATGACTGCGTTGAAATCCGTCAGGAGGATATCGGGACACTGGTTGGGAACTCACCAGATTTAATTGAGCATCTACTCGAAATCCGCGGCGTAGGCATCATCAATGTGATGACCTTGTTCGGTGCTGGTGCTGTACGTTCACATAAACGGATTTCCCTGATTATTGACCTTGAGATTTGGGACCAGAAAAAATCATATGACAGACTTGGCCTTGATGAAGAGAAAATGAAAATTCTCGACACCGATATAACAAAGCTGACGATCCCAGTCCGCCCAGGCCGAAATCTCGCTGTCATTATCGAGGTAGCAGCAATGAACTTCAGGCTGAAGCGCATGGGCGTCAATGCGGCTGAACAATTCACCACCAGGCTGTCAGACGTCATTGAAGACGGCGATCATGACGAACATTAA
- a CDS encoding nucleoside recognition domain-containing protein translates to MGSTLKRGLMVGLNTTWALGKVIFPVTLIVSILQYTPVLPWIIELITPLMKLLGLSGDAAIPLVIGNFLNLYAAIGAILTLDLSVKEVFIIAVMLSFSHNMLVESSVAVKVGVKLWIIVLVRLGLAFISAVVINLVWNGGSEMAQYGMVPSKSEEVTGWGAILLDGITKAGIGIFQLAIIVIPLMVVVQIMKDKQWLAVFSRWMAPATRALGMKENTSTTMAADLLIGLAYGAGVMIQAVQEDGVSKKDVTLAFIFLVACHAVVEDTLIFVPLGIPVLPLLLIRLGVAILLTITVAIIWNRADIAKRKEAAYEQ, encoded by the coding sequence ATGGGTTCTACATTGAAAAGAGGGTTGATGGTTGGCTTGAATACGACTTGGGCGCTCGGGAAAGTCATTTTCCCTGTCACTCTGATTGTTTCAATCCTTCAATATACACCTGTTCTTCCGTGGATAATCGAATTGATTACGCCGTTGATGAAGCTGCTCGGTTTGTCAGGAGATGCAGCGATCCCGCTTGTCATCGGGAACTTCCTTAACTTATACGCGGCCATCGGAGCGATCCTGACGCTTGATTTGTCGGTAAAAGAAGTATTCATCATTGCAGTGATGCTGAGCTTTTCACATAATATGCTTGTTGAATCCAGTGTGGCCGTCAAGGTTGGCGTCAAGCTGTGGATCATAGTCCTGGTCCGGCTCGGACTTGCGTTTATATCTGCAGTCGTCATCAATCTTGTTTGGAACGGCGGTTCTGAAATGGCACAATATGGCATGGTCCCTTCTAAAAGTGAAGAGGTCACTGGATGGGGAGCGATTTTGCTTGATGGCATCACCAAGGCGGGAATCGGCATATTCCAGCTGGCCATCATCGTCATCCCCTTGATGGTCGTCGTGCAAATCATGAAGGATAAGCAATGGCTTGCTGTTTTTTCAAGATGGATGGCACCGGCAACAAGAGCGCTTGGTATGAAGGAGAACACCTCGACGACCATGGCAGCCGACCTGCTGATCGGGCTTGCGTATGGCGCAGGCGTGATGATCCAGGCAGTCCAGGAGGATGGAGTCAGCAAAAAGGATGTCACGCTGGCATTCATTTTCCTCGTTGCCTGCCACGCCGTCGTTGAAGATACATTGATTTTCGTTCCGCTTGGTATTCCAGTCCTGCCGCTGTTGTTAATCCGCCTTGGTGTGGCAATATTATTGACAATAACAGTCGCGATTATCTGGAACCGAGCTGACATCGCAAAAAGAAAGGAAGCAGCATATGAGCAATAA
- the ppaX gene encoding pyrophosphatase PpaX, producing MSNNIDTVLFDLDGTLIDTNELIISSFLHTMETYYPGQYKREDVLPFLGPSLKETFEAMNPEGYEEMITTYRTYNRGNHDLMVKSFEGVYETVRTLKENGFHLGIVTTKMSDVVQMGLKLTGLDEFFEVVVALDHVEKAKPDPEPLLKALDQLGSSPDRAIMVGDNHHDILGGKNAGTVTAGVAWSIKGREHLEEYKPDYILEKMADILPILGV from the coding sequence ATGAGCAATAACATAGATACGGTCCTGTTCGATCTTGACGGGACTCTGATTGATACAAACGAACTGATCATTTCATCCTTTCTCCACACCATGGAGACTTATTATCCAGGCCAGTACAAACGGGAGGATGTTCTTCCGTTCTTGGGGCCGTCGCTAAAGGAAACCTTCGAGGCGATGAATCCCGAAGGTTACGAGGAAATGATCACTACTTACCGTACTTACAATCGTGGAAACCATGACCTTATGGTTAAAAGCTTTGAAGGTGTGTACGAAACGGTTAGGACTCTTAAAGAGAACGGTTTCCACCTTGGAATCGTCACGACCAAGATGTCGGACGTTGTCCAGATGGGCTTGAAGCTGACAGGATTGGACGAGTTTTTCGAGGTTGTCGTCGCGCTTGACCACGTTGAAAAAGCGAAGCCAGATCCGGAGCCGTTATTAAAAGCTCTAGACCAGCTTGGTTCCTCGCCAGACCGAGCGATCATGGTCGGAGATAACCACCATGACATCCTAGGCGGCAAAAATGCTGGCACAGTGACGGCCGGAGTTGCCTGGTCGATCAAGGGAAGAGAGCATCTAGAGGAATACAAGCCAGATTACATTTTAGAAAAAATGGCTGATATCCTGCCAATTCTCGGGGTGTAA
- a CDS encoding acyltransferase, with protein sequence MRRTTRYRVEGANSLWHVYKTVPFWKVVKNFVVIQVARYTPFLGMKNWLYRNFLRMKVGDETSFALMVMLDVMFPEKISVGRNTVIGYNTTILAHEYLIKEYRLGDVEIGSEVMIGANSTIMPGIRIGDGAIVSAGTLVHKDVPEGAFVGGNPMRVIYTKEELAERWADDEIYGTHTN encoded by the coding sequence ATGAGAAGGACGACTCGTTATCGAGTAGAAGGAGCCAATTCTCTCTGGCATGTTTATAAAACCGTCCCGTTCTGGAAGGTCGTCAAGAATTTCGTCGTCATCCAGGTGGCGCGCTACACGCCGTTTCTCGGAATGAAAAACTGGCTGTACCGCAATTTTTTGCGGATGAAGGTCGGCGACGAGACTTCTTTCGCGCTGATGGTCATGCTCGACGTGATGTTCCCGGAGAAAATCTCCGTTGGGCGCAATACGGTCATCGGTTATAACACTACAATCTTGGCGCATGAATACTTGATCAAGGAATACCGCCTCGGCGACGTCGAGATTGGCAGCGAAGTCATGATTGGCGCGAACTCGACGATCATGCCAGGCATCCGGATCGGCGACGGCGCCATCGTCTCTGCCGGAACTCTCGTCCACAAAGACGTCCCGGAAGGAGCCTTCGTCGGCGGCAATCCGATGCGCGTGATATACACAAAGGAAGAACTTGCTGAACGCTGGGCTGATGATGAGATTTATGGGACACACACCAACTAA
- a CDS encoding HAD hydrolase-like protein, which yields MKKDLPYEEVLPHLKFGTAYDFYGVEKNRVKEFREIERTIPNDRKPLFPHVKDVLSSSDANVLVTHRNRRSTEELLEHWNLGQFFEEVICPADDGFSLKPDIHAYKYLHDRYGLDVAVGDQSTDLIPARKIGIKTCSFREANEYADKTIYCYSEFPYK from the coding sequence GTGAAAAAAGATTTGCCGTATGAAGAAGTCCTTCCTCATCTGAAGTTTGGGACGGCATACGATTTTTACGGTGTTGAAAAAAATAGGGTAAAAGAATTCCGGGAGATTGAACGCACTATACCAAATGATCGGAAACCGCTTTTCCCGCATGTAAAAGATGTATTGTCTTCCTCAGACGCAAATGTACTTGTGACCCATCGAAATCGGCGCTCAACAGAAGAACTGCTGGAACACTGGAATCTTGGCCAATTTTTCGAGGAAGTCATTTGTCCTGCTGATGATGGCTTTTCGTTAAAGCCAGATATTCATGCGTATAAGTACCTGCATGATCGATATGGTCTGGATGTGGCAGTCGGCGACCAGAGCACAGACTTGATTCCAGCGAGAAAAATTGGAATTAAGACCTGCTCCTTCCGCGAAGCAAACGAGTATGCCGACAAGACGATCTATTGTTATTCTGAGTTTCCTTATAAGTAG
- a CDS encoding ATP phosphoribosyltransferase regulatory subunit, which yields MSRLFMFEKPLGMRDTLPELYEAKEKVRSSIEKEMKQWGFQFIETPALEYYETVGTASAILDQQLFKLLDQQGHTLVLRPDMTAPIARVAASKLFKDKVPLRLAYSANVYRAQQREGGRPAEFEQLGVECIGDASVSADGEMISLAISSLKKAGLEQFQLSVGHVGFVNELFVQILGTEERARELTKFLYEKNYVGYREHVKSLPLSSIDSQRLLAFLELRGGPEVISKATELVENGKGRAALDELKLLWDIIDDFSETSRIKFDLTIVSHMSYYTGILFEVYAGMVGFPIGNGGRYDKLLEKFGKSTGATGFAIRLDRLLESLGDLGEPEPVTCILFSPERRKEAYQLAAQRKANGERVILQDISAVRNLDACSATFANVVYLVGKEGVQ from the coding sequence ATGAGCAGATTATTCATGTTCGAAAAGCCGCTTGGCATGCGGGATACACTTCCGGAATTATATGAAGCGAAGGAAAAAGTCAGAAGCTCCATTGAAAAAGAAATGAAGCAATGGGGTTTCCAATTCATTGAAACACCTGCGCTTGAATACTACGAAACAGTTGGAACTGCATCAGCGATCCTTGATCAGCAGCTGTTCAAGCTGCTGGACCAGCAGGGGCATACGCTTGTACTTCGTCCAGATATGACCGCACCGATTGCCAGGGTTGCGGCTTCAAAGTTATTCAAGGATAAGGTTCCGTTACGATTGGCCTATTCGGCAAATGTCTACCGTGCTCAGCAGCGAGAAGGCGGCAGGCCGGCGGAATTTGAGCAGCTTGGTGTCGAATGTATTGGCGACGCCTCGGTCAGTGCTGATGGCGAAATGATATCCCTGGCAATTTCCTCGCTGAAAAAAGCTGGACTGGAACAGTTTCAGCTTTCAGTTGGGCATGTTGGTTTCGTCAATGAATTGTTCGTTCAGATACTCGGAACAGAAGAGCGAGCCCGGGAACTGACGAAATTTTTATATGAGAAAAATTATGTTGGATATCGGGAGCACGTCAAATCACTTCCGCTGTCTTCGATCGATTCGCAAAGACTTCTCGCTTTTCTTGAACTGCGCGGTGGTCCTGAAGTAATCAGTAAGGCAACCGAACTGGTCGAAAACGGAAAAGGCAGAGCGGCACTTGATGAATTGAAGCTGCTCTGGGATATCATCGACGACTTTAGCGAAACTAGCCGTATTAAATTCGACTTAACCATTGTCAGCCACATGAGCTATTATACAGGCATTTTATTTGAGGTTTACGCTGGAATGGTTGGCTTTCCAATCGGCAATGGGGGCCGCTATGACAAATTGCTTGAAAAATTCGGAAAATCGACAGGAGCAACGGGATTTGCGATCAGGCTCGACCGGCTGCTTGAAAGCCTCGGGGACCTTGGTGAACCTGAGCCTGTCACTTGCATTCTTTTCAGTCCTGAACGGAGAAAGGAAGCTTATCAGCTGGCTGCACAGCGCAAGGCAAACGGAGAACGGGTCATTCTCCAGGATATCAGTGCCGTACGAAATCTTGATGCTTGCTCCGCAACTTTTGCCAATGTCGTTTATCTAGTCGGGAAGGAGGGAGTGCAATGA
- the hisD gene encoding histidinol dehydrogenase, translated as MNILQIDGSLSLKRTVDGGTEEQRKAVQAIIAEVRASGDQALKTFTERFDSVVLEDFQVTEDEISEAYKSVSGELVGIITEAAANIRTYHEKQLRPSWMTTEENGTMLGQKVTPLDSVGVYVPGGTAAYPSSVLMNVIPAITAGVQRIVMVSPPGRDGKLPAGVLVSAHIAGVKEIYKIGGAQAIAALAYGTETIKPVDKITGPGNIYVALAKREVFGDVAIDMIAGPSEIGILADETARANEIAADLLSQAEHDPRACAVLVTTSRTLAEDVQNEVYKQLAELPRKDIATQAIGNFGAIYVAADLDEAVSAINQLAPEHLEIVTENPMELLGKIKHAGAIFLGRYSSEPVGDYFAGPNHVLPTNGTARFSSPLSVEDFQKKSSIILYSEKAMNDNGAKIAEFARLEGLEAHARAVETRLNT; from the coding sequence ATGAATATTTTACAGATAGATGGAAGCTTGTCATTAAAACGAACCGTTGATGGCGGAACGGAAGAACAGCGAAAAGCCGTACAGGCAATTATAGCCGAAGTCCGTGCTTCCGGCGACCAGGCACTCAAGACTTTTACCGAAAGATTTGATTCGGTGGTGCTCGAAGATTTTCAGGTAACAGAAGATGAAATCTCTGAAGCTTATAAATCGGTTAGCGGCGAGCTCGTCGGCATCATCACGGAGGCAGCTGCCAATATACGTACCTACCATGAAAAACAGCTGCGTCCGTCATGGATGACGACAGAAGAAAATGGTACGATGCTTGGCCAGAAGGTGACGCCGCTCGATTCTGTCGGTGTCTATGTCCCTGGTGGAACGGCTGCTTATCCCTCCTCGGTATTAATGAATGTCATCCCTGCAATAACTGCGGGTGTTCAGCGGATCGTCATGGTATCACCGCCAGGAAGGGACGGGAAGCTTCCGGCAGGCGTGCTCGTTTCGGCACATATTGCCGGGGTAAAAGAAATCTATAAGATCGGCGGAGCCCAGGCGATTGCCGCTCTTGCATACGGAACTGAAACAATCAAGCCTGTCGACAAAATCACCGGTCCGGGAAACATTTATGTCGCCCTCGCTAAGCGGGAAGTTTTTGGCGATGTCGCCATTGACATGATCGCTGGACCAAGTGAAATCGGAATTCTCGCCGACGAAACAGCCCGTGCCAATGAAATCGCAGCCGACCTGCTTTCGCAGGCCGAGCATGACCCGCGGGCGTGTGCGGTTTTAGTGACGACGTCCCGTACGCTTGCTGAAGACGTTCAAAATGAAGTCTATAAGCAGCTGGCGGAGTTGCCGAGAAAAGATATCGCCACACAGGCAATCGGAAATTTCGGGGCGATTTATGTGGCAGCTGATCTGGACGAGGCAGTCAGCGCCATCAACCAGCTTGCTCCGGAGCATCTTGAAATCGTTACGGAGAATCCGATGGAGCTGCTCGGTAAAATAAAGCACGCAGGCGCAATTTTCCTCGGGAGATACAGTTCAGAGCCTGTAGGTGATTACTTCGCCGGACCGAACCATGTCCTGCCAACGAACGGAACAGCGCGTTTTTCAAGCCCACTCAGTGTCGAGGATTTCCAAAAGAAATCCAGCATCATCCTTTACAGTGAGAAAGCGATGAATGACAATGGTGCAAAGATCGCCGAGTTCGCAAGGCTTGAAGGGTTGGAAGCCCACGCTAGGGCAGTGGAAACAAGACTTAACACGTAA